The following proteins are co-located in the Enoplosus armatus isolate fEnoArm2 chromosome 8, fEnoArm2.hap1, whole genome shotgun sequence genome:
- the LOC139289197 gene encoding teashirt homolog 2 has product MPRRKQQAPKRAAVYMPDEDAVLQDSITEEDGENDTQTEEECSEKTSPKVSEDRELDNKSTNTYSNQNSPISVLSNQEAELESRLSDSSDRLSDFKTSSPPESQRDDESLSSKHKEETGGSLEKMRAAYANFLSDSYWTGIGMDLKIGRNTSKANCDSTNGSTKSEFDWHQDALSKTLQQTLSPKPASKPNLFSSVHLYRQTTKPCGSVFTGASRFRCKDCSAAYDTLVELTVHMNKSGHYQDNNHGKQSNSSASSSKSRKRNFQDMEGKEDAQKVLKCMFCGHSFDSLQDLSVHMIKTKHYQKVPLKEPIPVITPKLLPPSKKRAFETVRPCSPDSTTGLSGYTEAQRAAALSNANSNRYGYQNGASYTWQFETCKSQILKCMECGSSHDTLQQLTTHMMVTGHFIKVTNSASKKGKQLALDPLAIEKIQVLAEPAASDTEGEKVSPKNPSPGSSEKDSQGEGTSDKMEETEAKDDKQESEDQKAGNGAFKYPYLREEDLEQDSGGGGDILKSLANTVASAINKAQTGTPSWSAYPSIHAAYQLSGIIKNTPLSASPPTQLKQTFNHKLRPIAPKGKLYHGAVGVEAPQGQHQNVDIKKEKVGISDGKESQNIKFDLVENDDSDCQDDSSSSSKLDADCVNEGSEAIKGKLSPDFSDRGKTPSPSASNGRSATSEPLSDTPAILGINPLSALQSVLNNHLGKANKPNNSRVDKLSAHTKSIFADINRSSEKPALMLGNAMRNRPDNTFLFVNDDQPIDLTKSKHSKLSSSLLPPSTPMPQKYALSDIADMVKVLPKATTPKPSTPSRIPTMKLESDVRRFEDVSAEMYSVHKRKGRQSNWNPRHLLILQAQFASSLFQTSEGKYLLSDLGPQERMHISKFTGLSMTTISHWLANVKYQLRKTGGTKFLKNMDTGHPIFYCNDCASQFRSPSAFISHLESHLGFQIKDMCKMPVEHQTKVEEPELSKALGVRATEALVTEEDIDSKFKCKLCCRTFASNHAVKLHLSKTHSKSPDNHSQYVEMDKE; this is encoded by the coding sequence TGTACATGCCTGACGAAGACGCTGTTCTTCAGGATTCCATCACCGAGGAAGACGGAGAGAACGACACTCAAACTGAAGAGGAATGCTCAGAGAAGACCAGCCCCAAAgtgtctgaggacagagagctAGACAACAAGAGCACTAACACTTATAGCAACCAGAACTCTCCCATTAGTGTCCTTTCCAATCAAGAGGCAGAGTTGGAGTCACGCCTTAGCGACAGCAGTGACAGACTCTCAGACTTCAAAACCTCCTCGCCACCTGAGAGCCAGAGGGATGACGAAAGTCTCAGCTCCAAACATAAAGAGGAGACGGGCGGCAGCTTGGAGAAAATGAGGGCAGCCTATGCAAACTTTCTCTCTGATTCCTACTGGACGGGGATAGGAATGGACTTGAAAATCGGCAGAAACACCAGCAAAGCCAACTGTGACAGCACCAACGGAAGCACCAAGAGTGAGTTTGACTGGCACCAGGACGCGCTCTCTAAGACCTTGCAGCAGACACTCTCCCCAAAGCCTGCATCCAAACCTAACCTCTTTAGCTCTGTCCACCTGTACAGGCAAACCACCAAACCCTGTGGCTCCGTGTTCACAGGAGCCAGCCGATTTCGCTGTAAGGATTGTAGCGCTGCTTATGACACTCTTGTGGAGCTGACGGTCCACATGAACAAGAGTGGACACTACCAGGACAACAACCACGGCAAGCAGAGTAATTCCTCTGCTTCGTCCTCTAAATCTAGGAAACGAAATTTTCAAGACATGGAAGGAAAAGAGGATGCACAAAAGGTTTTGAAGTGCATGTTCTGTGGCCACTCTTTTGACTCACTCCAGGACTTGAGCGTCCATATGATTAAAACTAAGCATTACCAAAAAGTGCCTTTAAAAGAGCCAATCCCAGTAATCACACCCAAATTGTTGCCACCATCAAAGAAACGGGCCTTTGAAACGGTGAGACCTTGCTCCCCTGACTCTACGACTGGTTTATCCGGCTACACTGAGGCACAACGGGCCGCCGCCCTTTCGAATGCTAACAGTAATCGCTATGGCTATCAGAATGGAGCGAGTTACACTTGGCAGTTTGAAACGTGCAAGTCTCAAATTCTGAAATGCATGGAGTGTGGAAGCTCCCATGACACCCTTCAGCAACTCACCACACACATGATGGTTACTGGCCACTTCATCAAAGTCACAAACTCAGCCTCTAAAAAGGGTAAACAGTTAGCACTTGACCCCCTGGCCATAGAGAAGATTCAGGTCTTAGCTGAGCCCGCTGCCAGTGACACTGAGGGAGAAAAGGTGTCTCCAAAAAATCCTTCCCCCGGGAGCAGTGAGAAGGATAGCCAGGGGGAAGGTACATCAGACAAAATGGAGGAAACTGAAGCTAAAGATGACAAGCAAGAGAGTGAGGATCAAAAGGCAGGCAATGGGGCTTTTAAGTACCCTTATCTCCGTGAGGAGGATCTTGAACAGgactcaggaggaggaggggacatTCTTAAATCTTTAGCCAACACAGTGGCCTCTGCCATCAATAAAGCCCAAACAGGGACACCAAGCTGGAGTGCCTATCCGAGCATTCACGCTGCCTATCAGCTCTCCGGCATCATCAAAAACacccctctctctgcatctcccCCTACACAGCTAAAGCAGACATTTAACCACAAGCTGAGGCCGATTGCCCCAAAGGGGAAGTTATACCACGGTGCTGTGGGAGTTGAGGCTCCCCAGGGACAGCATCAAAATGTGGacatcaaaaaagaaaaggttggCATTAGCGATGGTAAAGAAAGTCAGAATATTAAGTTTGATCTGGTGGAGAATGATGACAGCGATTGTCAGGAtgattcctcttcctcttcaaaGCTTGATGCAGACTGTGTGAATGAAGGGAGTGAAGCGATCAAAGGGAAGTTGAGCCCAGATTTCTCTGACAGAGGCAAGACACCGAGCCCCTCTGCCAGCAATGGACGCAGCGCTACTTCAGAGCCTCTCAGTGACACTCCAGCTATACTTGGCATAAACCCTCTTAGTGCACTGCAGTCAGTTCTGAACAATCATCTGGGCAAAGCAAATAAGCCCAACAACTCAAGAGTAGATAAACTATCTGCTCACACCAAGTCTATTTTTGCTGACATTAACCGGAGCAGCGAGAAACCAGCTTTAATGCTGGGAAATGCTATGAGAAATAGGCCAGATAACACCTTCCTCTTTGTTAATGATGACCAGCCGATAGACCTGACGAAATCTAAACACAGCAAGCTAAGTTCCTCGCTGCTACCGCCCTCCACCCCGATGCCACAGAAATACGCTCTGTCTGACATCGCAGACATGGTTAAAGTTCTTCCAAAAGCCACAACGCCAAAACCCTCCACGCCGTCGAGGATCCCGACGATGAAACTGGAATCAGATGTCAGGCGCTTTGAGGACGTGTCTGCCGAGATGTACTCCGTCCACAAGCGTAAAGGTAGACAGTCAAACTGGAATCCTCGCCATCTTCTCATCCTGCAAGCTCAGTTTGCCTCCAGCCTCTTCCAGACCTCTGAGGGGAAATACTTACTCTCAGACCTCGGCCCTCAGGAACGGATGCACATCTCCAAGTTCACTGGATTGTCCATGACCACCATAAGCCATTGGTTAGCTAATGTAAAATACCAACTGCGGAAAACCGGTGGGACCAAATTTCTGAAGAACATGGACACGGGCCACCCGATCTTCTACTGCAATGACTGCGCTTCCCAGTTTAGGTCACCGAGCGCATTCATTTCCCATCTTGAATCCCATCTTGGGTTCCAAATCAAAGACATGTGCAAAATGCCGGTAGAGCACCAGACGAAGGTAGAGGAGCCAGAACTGTCGAAGGCCCTCGGtgtcagagccacagaggcTCTAGTCACAGAGGAGGACATTGACTCAAAGTTCAAATGTAAGCTCTGCTGTCGGACATTTGCCAGTAATCACGCAGTCAAACTCCATTTGAGTAAAACTCACAGCAAATCCCCTGACAACCATTCACAATATGTGGAAATGGACAAGGAGTAG